A genome region from Calliopsis andreniformis isolate RMS-2024a chromosome 2, iyCalAndr_principal, whole genome shotgun sequence includes the following:
- the Dph2 gene encoding diphthamide biosynthesis 2, translated as MTSEMTVKTTKHEVNNALGDDPYDVEKCGKWIDACNLNKVCLQFPDNLLTDSVEVALRLESRVNKKVYILGDTSYGSCCVDEIAAQHVHADGIIHFGHACLNPTVRVPVFHVLPKKDIDVTEVTSQFKSTFEDTSKRILFFYDIAYAYKIESIQKILCPVYENLIFSSLNCTSNVEFTDTKDSSSIVTLGRTFNLEEGYKVEDYEAFFLGSGGKTFVTLTTTIPAKKWYCFENNSIVEFEALNTPWLKRRRFLIEKLKDAKVIGIVAATLGIKDYLKIITTVKNILKQKNKKSYILSMGKINPAKLANFPEIDAFVVITCPENEVFDSREFLKPILTPYEVELAFNDSREFSIQYCMDFRQILPGGTNYVEFKASMDSDISLITGEIRSHNENALCTDKMNALAIADSTGVVAIGKAGAEFLQSRSWKGVEQRLGKDSVHAAEIGRCGLPSCYENECVSIEKNNGCT; from the exons GTGTGTCTGCAATTTCCTGATAACCTTTTAACAGACTCGGTAGAAGTTGCATTGCGTTTGGAAAGTCGTGTCAATAAGAAAGTATACATTTTGGGGGACACTTCTTATGGTAGTTGTTGCGTTGATGAAATAGCAGCTCAGCATGTACATGCCGATGGCATTATACACTTTGGTCACGCTTGCTTAAATCCTACTGTTCGAGTTCCAGTGTTTCATGTTTTGCCCAAGAAAGACATAGATGTGACAGAAGTCACTAGCCAATTTAAATCCACTTTTGAAGATACATCAAagagaattttatttttctatgaTATTGCTTATGCTTATAAAATTG AAAGTATACAGAAAATACTATGTCCTGTATATGAGAATTTGATTTTCTCTTCTTTAAATTGTACCTCGAATGTAGAATTCACAGATACAAAAGATAGTTCATCTATAGTGACCTTAGGTAGAACTTTTAATTTAGAGGAAGGATATAAAGTAGAAGACTATGAAGCATTTTTCTTGGGAAGcggtggaaaaacatttgttacATTAACAACAACAATTCCTGCAAAAAAGTGGTACTGCTTTGAAAATAATAGCATTGTTGAATTTGAAGCTTTGAATACACCATGGTTGAAGAGGAGAAGGTTTTTGATAGAGAAATTGAAAGATGCCAAAGTCATTGGCATAGTGGCAGCCACATTAGGCATTAAAGATTACCTTAAAATAATAACAACTGTGAAAAATATTCTCAAACAAAAGAATAAGAAGTCTTATATTTTAAGTATGGGTAAAATCAACCCAGCAAAACTTGCTAATTTTCCAGAG ATAGATGCCTTTGTCGTAATAACATGCCCTGAAAATGAAGTGTTTGATTCTAGAGAATTTTTAAAACCAATTCTCACACCTTATGAAGTAGAATTAGCATTTAATGATTCACGAGAATTTTCCATACAATATTGTATGGATTTTAGACAGATACTCCCTGGTGGAACAAATTATGTTGAATTTAAAGCATCAATGGACTCTGATATCTCTCTAATAACTGGTGAAATTAGAAGTCACAATGAAAATGCTCTATGTACAGATAAAATGAATGCTTTGGCAATTGCTGATTCAACAG GTGTTGTTGCAATTGGAAAAGCAGGAGCAGAATTCTTGCAGAGTAGATCTTGGAAAGGGGTAGAACAAAGATTAGGCAAAGATTCAGTACATGCTGCAGAAATTGGTCGCTGTGGATTACCAAGCTGTTATGAGAATGAATGTGTTTCTATAGAAAAAAATAATGGAtgcacataa
- the Nhe1 gene encoding na[+]/H[+] hydrogen exchanger 1 isoform X1 codes for MNLYPCSNKLQRRRCTIFTIAFVFGACIIASCSQETPNLGHENVTLDNKSITLQVDTQTHVTTNPSVELYVSENSNNSNLKLSSTVPNLIVNDIKTESTSITTIRSEHEVSLLTNNQTTEKVVTAPINTVTDKNGSIVLDFTTPSQSTDINNATNTSTTTIVPAEPVLPDKGSAEEEHNSSMSIFFVLCVLALGILLIHLMLQTNFKYLPESVVIVFLGGAIGMIINLMSHQNIANWRKEEAFSPTAFFLVLLPPIIFESGYNLHKGNFFQNIGSILVFAIFGTAISAFVIGAGIYLLGLAQVAYKLSFVESFAFGSLISAVDPVATVAIFHALEVDPVLNMLVFGESILNDAISIVLTTSVLESNNASTTSEAIILGLNRFCLMFFASAGIGVVFALISALLLKHVDLRKNPSLEFGLMLVFTYAPYVLAEGIQLSGIMAILFNGIVMSHYTHFNLSTVTQITMQQTMRTLAFIAETCVFAYLGLALFSFRHRVEPALVIWSIILCLIGRAANIFPLALLVNRFREHQITRKMMFIMWFSGLRGAISYALSLHLDFSDETRHVIITTTLIIVLFTTLIFGGSTMPLLKFMRAEKKQKNNSRRKRKDKEVSLSKTREWGQTIDSEHLSELTEEEIEVSFLQSRIRGFARWDLKFFIPFFTRRFTQQELKDCKSQMTDLTNQWYQAIRISPMESDDEVTTASTAQLNINLSGENGNKIRGKQNKGRPSHGSILKRTRIGPIDSRIYVDNGFHRLKVLFYLNTRYVQILCG; via the exons atgaatttGTATCCATGTAGTAATAAACTCCAACGGAGAAGATGCACCATATTTACGATAGCTTTTGTTTTTGGTGCGTGTATCATAGCATCGTGCTCGCAAGAAACACCTAACCTCGGACATGAAAATGTCACGCTTGATAATAAGAGTATCACGTTACAAGTTGATACACAGACACATGTCACCACCAATCCTTCGGTAGAATTATATGTCTCTGAAAACTCTAATAACAGTAATTTAAAACTGAGCAGTACCGTACCAAATCTAATAGTGAATGATATTAAAACTGAGAGTACATCCATAACTACAATTCGATCTGAACATGAAGTTTCATTATTAACTAACAATCAAACGACAGAGAAAGTTGTAACAGCACCTATAAATACTGTTACCGATAAGAATGGAAGTATTGTACTAGATTTTACAACTCCATCGCAAAGTACAGATATAAACAATGCAACGAATACGAGTACTACAACTATTGTACCAGCAGAACCAGTATTACCTGACAAGGGATCTGCAGAAGAAGAACATAACAGTTCTATGTCTATATTTTTTGTTCTCTGTGTCTTAGCATTAGGCATCTTACTTATACATCTAATGTTACAAAcaaacttcaaatatctaccagaATCAGTAGTGATCGTTTTTCTGGGAGGAGCTATTGGTATGATTATAAATCTTATGTCCCATCAAAACATAGCTAATTGGAGGAAAGAGGAAGCCTTTTCTCCAACTGCTTTCTTTCTCGTACTCCTTCCACCTATTATATTTGAATCAGGATACAACTTGCATAAAGGaaattttttccaaaatattgGCAGTATTCTAGTGTTTGCTATATTTGGTACAGCAATATCTGCATTTGTTATCGGGGCTGGAATTTATTTATTAGGGCTAGCTCAGGTAGCATATAAACTTAGTTTTGTTGAGAGTTTTGCATTTGGATCATTAATATCAGCAGTAGATCCTGTTGCTACTGTAGCTATATTTCATGCCTTAGAGGTAGATCCAGTATTAAATATGTTAGTTTTTGGGGAATCCATTCTAAATGAtgctatttccattgtattgacTACATCTGTGTTGGAATCAAACAATGCTTCAACTACTAGTGAAGCCATTATTCTTGGATTAAATAGATTTTGTCTTATGTTCTTTGCCTCTGCTGGCATTGGAGTTGTCTTTGCTCTGATAAGTGCATTGTTACTTAAACATGTAGACCTCAGGAAAAATCCTTCTCTTGAATTTGGTCTTATGTTGGTGTTTACTTATGCACCATATGTTCTGGCAGAAGGCATACAACTGTCTG GTATTATGGCAATTTTGTTTAATGGAATTGTAATGTCTCATTACACACATTTCAATTTATCAACTGTTACACAAATTACAATGCAGCAAACTATGAGAACTTTGGCATTCATTGCTGAAACTTGCGTGTTTGCATATTTGGGACTTGCCTTGTTCAGTTTTAGACACAGG GTTGAACCAGCCTTAGTTATATGGTCCATAATTCTGTGCCTCATTGGTAGAGCTGCAAACATTTTCCCTCTGGCTCTCCTCGTTAATCGTTTTCGAGAGCATCAAATAACTAGAAAAATGATGTTCATAATGTGGTTCAGTGGCTTGCGTGGCGCAATCTCGTATGCTTTGTCGCTTCACTTAGATTTTAGCGATGAAACGCGACATGTGATTATTACAACTACGTTAATTATTGTGTTATTTACAACGTTAATATTTGGTGGTTCCACAATGCCACTGTTAAAGTTTATGAGAGCagaaaagaaacaaaagaaTAACAGTAGAAGGAAGAGAAAAGATAAAGAGGTTTCACTGAGTAAAACCAGAGAATGG GGACAAACGATAGATTCTGAACATCTATCAGAGCTTACAGAAGAAGAAATTGAAGTATCTTTCCTCCAGTCTCGAATTCGCGGTTTCGCAAGGTGGGATCTAAAATTCTTTATTCCATTTTTCACGAGAAGGTTCACCCAGCAAGAACTGAAAGATTGTAAATCTCAAATGACGGATCTAACAAATCAGTGGTATCAAGCAATTCGAATCAGTCCTATGGAATCCGACGATGAAGTAACTACTGCATCGACAGCacaattaaatataaatttatctGGGGAGAATGGGAATAAAATCCGCGGCAAACAAAATAAAGGACGTCCAAGTCACGGGTCTATATTAA AGAGGACGAGGATTGGTCCGATTGATAGTCGGATTTATGTAGATAATGGGTTCCATCGCTTAAAAGTATTATTTTACTTAAACACACGTTATGTACAAATATTATGCGGTTAA
- the Nhe1 gene encoding na[+]/H[+] hydrogen exchanger 1 isoform X2: MNLYPCSNKLQRRRCTIFTIAFVFGACIIASCSQETPNLGHENVTLDNKSITLQVDTQTHVTTNPSVELYVSENSNNSNLKLSSTVPNLIVNDIKTESTSITTIRSEHEVSLLTNNQTTEKVVTAPINTVTDKNGSIVLDFTTPSQSTDINNATNTSTTTIVPAEPVLPDKGSAEEEHNSSMSIFFVLCVLALGILLIHLMLQTNFKYLPESVVIVFLGGAIGMIINLMSHQNIANWRKEEAFSPTAFFLVLLPPIIFESGYNLHKGNFFQNIGSILVFAIFGTAISAFVIGAGIYLLGLAQVAYKLSFVESFAFGSLISAVDPVATVAIFHALEVDPVLNMLVFGESILNDAISIVLTTSVLESNNASTTSEAIILGLNRFCLMFFASAGIGVVFALISALLLKHVDLRKNPSLEFGLMLVFTYAPYVLAEGIQLSGIMAILFNGIVMSHYTHFNLSTVTQITMQQTMRTLAFIAETCVFAYLGLALFSFRHRVEPALVIWSIILCLIGRAANIFPLALLVNRFREHQITRKMMFIMWFSGLRGAISYALSLHLDFSDETRHVIITTTLIIVLFTTLIFGGSTMPLLKFMRAEKKQKNNSRRKRKDKEVSLSKTREWGQTIDSEHLSELTEEEIEVSFLQSRIRGFARWDLKFFIPFFTRRFTQQELKDCKSQMTDLTNQWYQAIRISPMESDDEVTTASTAQLNINLSGENGNKIRGKQNKGRPSHGEDEDWSD, translated from the exons atgaatttGTATCCATGTAGTAATAAACTCCAACGGAGAAGATGCACCATATTTACGATAGCTTTTGTTTTTGGTGCGTGTATCATAGCATCGTGCTCGCAAGAAACACCTAACCTCGGACATGAAAATGTCACGCTTGATAATAAGAGTATCACGTTACAAGTTGATACACAGACACATGTCACCACCAATCCTTCGGTAGAATTATATGTCTCTGAAAACTCTAATAACAGTAATTTAAAACTGAGCAGTACCGTACCAAATCTAATAGTGAATGATATTAAAACTGAGAGTACATCCATAACTACAATTCGATCTGAACATGAAGTTTCATTATTAACTAACAATCAAACGACAGAGAAAGTTGTAACAGCACCTATAAATACTGTTACCGATAAGAATGGAAGTATTGTACTAGATTTTACAACTCCATCGCAAAGTACAGATATAAACAATGCAACGAATACGAGTACTACAACTATTGTACCAGCAGAACCAGTATTACCTGACAAGGGATCTGCAGAAGAAGAACATAACAGTTCTATGTCTATATTTTTTGTTCTCTGTGTCTTAGCATTAGGCATCTTACTTATACATCTAATGTTACAAAcaaacttcaaatatctaccagaATCAGTAGTGATCGTTTTTCTGGGAGGAGCTATTGGTATGATTATAAATCTTATGTCCCATCAAAACATAGCTAATTGGAGGAAAGAGGAAGCCTTTTCTCCAACTGCTTTCTTTCTCGTACTCCTTCCACCTATTATATTTGAATCAGGATACAACTTGCATAAAGGaaattttttccaaaatattgGCAGTATTCTAGTGTTTGCTATATTTGGTACAGCAATATCTGCATTTGTTATCGGGGCTGGAATTTATTTATTAGGGCTAGCTCAGGTAGCATATAAACTTAGTTTTGTTGAGAGTTTTGCATTTGGATCATTAATATCAGCAGTAGATCCTGTTGCTACTGTAGCTATATTTCATGCCTTAGAGGTAGATCCAGTATTAAATATGTTAGTTTTTGGGGAATCCATTCTAAATGAtgctatttccattgtattgacTACATCTGTGTTGGAATCAAACAATGCTTCAACTACTAGTGAAGCCATTATTCTTGGATTAAATAGATTTTGTCTTATGTTCTTTGCCTCTGCTGGCATTGGAGTTGTCTTTGCTCTGATAAGTGCATTGTTACTTAAACATGTAGACCTCAGGAAAAATCCTTCTCTTGAATTTGGTCTTATGTTGGTGTTTACTTATGCACCATATGTTCTGGCAGAAGGCATACAACTGTCTG GTATTATGGCAATTTTGTTTAATGGAATTGTAATGTCTCATTACACACATTTCAATTTATCAACTGTTACACAAATTACAATGCAGCAAACTATGAGAACTTTGGCATTCATTGCTGAAACTTGCGTGTTTGCATATTTGGGACTTGCCTTGTTCAGTTTTAGACACAGG GTTGAACCAGCCTTAGTTATATGGTCCATAATTCTGTGCCTCATTGGTAGAGCTGCAAACATTTTCCCTCTGGCTCTCCTCGTTAATCGTTTTCGAGAGCATCAAATAACTAGAAAAATGATGTTCATAATGTGGTTCAGTGGCTTGCGTGGCGCAATCTCGTATGCTTTGTCGCTTCACTTAGATTTTAGCGATGAAACGCGACATGTGATTATTACAACTACGTTAATTATTGTGTTATTTACAACGTTAATATTTGGTGGTTCCACAATGCCACTGTTAAAGTTTATGAGAGCagaaaagaaacaaaagaaTAACAGTAGAAGGAAGAGAAAAGATAAAGAGGTTTCACTGAGTAAAACCAGAGAATGG GGACAAACGATAGATTCTGAACATCTATCAGAGCTTACAGAAGAAGAAATTGAAGTATCTTTCCTCCAGTCTCGAATTCGCGGTTTCGCAAGGTGGGATCTAAAATTCTTTATTCCATTTTTCACGAGAAGGTTCACCCAGCAAGAACTGAAAGATTGTAAATCTCAAATGACGGATCTAACAAATCAGTGGTATCAAGCAATTCGAATCAGTCCTATGGAATCCGACGATGAAGTAACTACTGCATCGACAGCacaattaaatataaatttatctGGGGAGAATGGGAATAAAATCCGCGGCAAACAAAATAAAGGACGTCCAAGTCACGG AGAGGACGAGGATTGGTCCGATTGA